A genomic window from Nitrospirota bacterium includes:
- the speD gene encoding adenosylmethionine decarboxylase, whose amino-acid sequence MYALGTHLLIELKECNAEILKNLDEVRDALVSAAKEATATIIDVSFHEFSPFGVSGMVVIAESHISIHTWPEYSYAAADIFTCGDTIKPEIAADYLIKRFQCKSPSVVEMKRGLLSMENRKLPHKFTDEEPQMVT is encoded by the coding sequence TTGTATGCTTTAGGAACCCATCTTTTAATTGAGTTGAAAGAGTGTAATGCCGAGATCTTAAAAAATTTAGACGAAGTAAGAGACGCATTAGTCTCAGCCGCAAAAGAAGCCACTGCAACAATCATAGATGTATCCTTCCACGAATTCAGCCCATTTGGGGTCAGCGGCATGGTCGTCATCGCAGAATCGCATATCAGCATCCACACATGGCCCGAGTATTCATATGCAGCAGCAGACATATTCACATGCGGCGATACGATAAAACCCGAGATAGCAGCTGATTACCTTATCAAAAGATTTCAGTGCAAAAGCCCATCAGTGGTAGAGATGAAAAGAGGGCTACTCAGCATGGAGAACCGTAAACTACCGCATAAGTTTACCGATGAGGAACCCCAGATGGTCACTTGA
- a CDS encoding phosphoglycerate kinase — MAIKNREFYQAKETLNKLTIEDIEIKGKRVFIRVDFNVPLDDKLMITDDRRVRSSLPTINYAIDEGAKIILASHLGRPKGKPEPRFSLAPVAKRLQRLLNKEVMFAPDCIGPQAEAIIQKMRAGDVVLLENLRFHEEEEKNDENFAKALSVFADYYVNDAFGTAHRKHASTVGIPKFIPAVAGFLLKKEVEYLQGVVSSPVKPFVALLGGAKVSGKIGVLENLLNKVDKVIIGGGMAFTFIKAMGYEVGDSLVEPEMLELAEKIRVTLIKNRVKFYLPVDCVISQSIEPGAETKIVTTQEIPRGWRALDIGPASAKLFTEAIQDAKTIIWNGPMGVFEIDAFSRGTFAIARSVADAYAMTIVGGGDTDLAVTKAGVSDAISFISTGGGASLQLLEGKELPGIAALTDRAEKGKEPLK, encoded by the coding sequence ATGGCTATAAAAAACAGAGAGTTTTATCAGGCAAAGGAGACTCTTAATAAACTCACGATAGAGGATATCGAGATAAAGGGCAAGAGGGTCTTCATAAGGGTTGACTTCAATGTCCCTCTGGATGACAAGCTGATGATTACCGATGACAGGAGAGTAAGGTCTTCTTTGCCTACGATAAACTATGCCATTGACGAAGGTGCAAAGATAATCCTTGCCTCGCATCTTGGAAGACCCAAAGGTAAACCGGAGCCAAGATTCAGCCTTGCCCCGGTTGCCAAAAGGCTTCAGAGACTGCTTAATAAGGAGGTCATGTTCGCCCCGGATTGCATAGGGCCTCAGGCAGAGGCAATTATACAGAAGATGCGGGCTGGAGATGTCGTTTTGCTCGAGAACCTAAGGTTTCACGAAGAGGAGGAGAAAAACGACGAGAACTTTGCAAAAGCACTTTCGGTATTTGCAGATTACTATGTTAACGATGCATTTGGCACAGCCCACAGAAAACATGCCTCTACAGTGGGAATACCTAAGTTTATTCCGGCAGTTGCGGGGTTTCTCCTTAAAAAGGAAGTGGAATACCTTCAGGGAGTAGTAAGCAGTCCTGTGAAGCCATTTGTGGCACTGCTTGGAGGCGCAAAGGTCTCAGGCAAGATAGGTGTGCTCGAGAACCTTTTAAATAAAGTGGATAAGGTAATTATTGGTGGAGGAATGGCATTTACCTTTATCAAGGCTATGGGCTACGAGGTGGGCGATTCTCTGGTTGAGCCCGAGATGCTTGAGCTTGCAGAAAAGATAAGGGTAACACTTATAAAAAACAGGGTGAAATTCTACCTGCCTGTGGACTGCGTTATATCCCAGAGCATCGAGCCTGGGGCAGAGACAAAGATAGTTACAACTCAAGAGATACCCCGTGGCTGGCGAGCACTGGATATAGGGCCTGCCTCGGCAAAGTTGTTCACAGAGGCTATTCAGGATGCAAAAACAATCATATGGAATGGACCCATGGGTGTCTTTGAGATAGATGCCTTTTCGAGGGGCACATTTGCCATAGCCCGTTCGGTGGCAGATGCATATGCTATGACAATCGTTGGAGGAGGTGACACAGACCTTGCTGTAACAAAGGCAGGTGTTTCAGATGCCATATCCTTTATATCGACAGGAGGTGGAGCATCCCTTCAGCTTCTTGAAGGAAAGGAACTTCCCGGCATTGCCGCACTTACCGATAGAGCAGAAAAAGGCAAAGAACCGCTCAAGTGA
- the gap gene encoding type I glyceraldehyde-3-phosphate dehydrogenase, with protein sequence MAIRVAINGFGRIGRNFLRASRGYKELEIVALNDLTDSKTLAHLLKYDSVHGIFVADVRAVDSGISVDGKEIKVLAVTEPEKLPWKDLQVDIVLESTGRFTDRQGAEKHLKAGAKWVIISAPAKDPDITVCMGVNEDILEPERHRIISNASCTTNCLAPVAKVLHSKFGILRGLMTTIHSYTNDQKILDLPHKDLRRARAAAMNMIPTTTGAAKAVGLVLPELKGKLDGMAIRVPTPNVSVVDLVAELMRDVTSEEINKAFKEEGEGRLNGILKYTEDPVVSTDFNGDPHSAIVDGTVTKVIGGRMAKVIAWYDNEWGYSSRVRDLIVYLTKKG encoded by the coding sequence ATGGCAATAAGGGTTGCAATTAATGGTTTTGGCAGAATAGGCAGAAACTTTCTAAGGGCATCGAGGGGTTATAAGGAGCTTGAGATAGTTGCCTTGAATGACCTTACAGATTCAAAGACCCTTGCCCATCTTCTAAAATACGATTCTGTGCATGGCATCTTTGTCGCAGATGTTAGGGCAGTAGATAGCGGAATCTCGGTTGACGGGAAGGAGATTAAGGTGCTGGCAGTCACAGAGCCTGAGAAACTTCCATGGAAGGACCTTCAGGTGGACATTGTGCTTGAATCCACAGGAAGGTTCACTGACAGGCAGGGCGCTGAAAAACACCTGAAGGCAGGTGCTAAATGGGTCATAATATCTGCTCCTGCAAAAGACCCGGATATTACTGTTTGTATGGGAGTTAACGAGGATATACTTGAGCCAGAAAGGCACAGGATTATCTCCAATGCATCGTGCACAACGAATTGTCTTGCGCCTGTTGCAAAGGTGCTTCACAGTAAATTCGGTATCCTGAGAGGACTGATGACTACAATACACTCATATACCAATGACCAAAAAATTCTTGACCTTCCGCATAAGGACCTGAGAAGGGCAAGGGCAGCCGCAATGAATATGATTCCAACCACAACAGGTGCGGCAAAGGCAGTTGGATTAGTACTGCCAGAGCTTAAGGGCAAGCTCGATGGAATGGCAATCAGGGTGCCAACCCCAAATGTCTCTGTCGTTGACCTCGTGGCAGAGCTTATGAGGGATGTCACTTCAGAGGAGATTAACAAGGCATTTAAGGAAGAAGGAGAGGGCAGGCTAAATGGAATACTCAAGTATACAGAAGACCCTGTTGTCTCAACGGACTTTAACGGAGACCCCCACTCGGCAATAGTGGATGGCACTGTTACAAAGGTTATCGGTGGCAGGATGGCAAAGGTTATTGCCTGGTATGACAATGAGTGGGGCTATAGTTCGAGGGTCAGGGACCTTATAGTATATCTTACAAAGAAAGGGTAA
- a CDS encoding DUF1015 domain-containing protein gives MAEVIPFKGIFYNTETVSADDVTAPPYDIITSVLREELYKKSPYNIVRVDSGKDLEKDTETDNKYTRAKTYLRQWLEEGILKRSETPCFYAYEMLYTVRSVQKRLTGFYGLVRLEELGKGIYPHECTHSKPKHDRLALLKESSANTSPIFALYRSPEKKASSVLDRAIKEQKPYMEAKDMDGAVHRLWFISDTSSINAIKADLEDKAVFIADGHHRYETALEYQKSMHGAKGDEPFNYVLMFLANIAEDGLTILPAHRLINVSGDIIKKLSGYFSIEELPSDADISNTISGQKHTFGLSIKGNRYILRYRGNDLKDIQPVLRKLDVVILDEMILKRLLNVPSISYEMDAGRAQAEVEGGGYAAAFFLNSTTVMEVEEVAVSFLRMPPKSTYFYPKLLTGFVINSLKNSL, from the coding sequence ATGGCAGAAGTCATTCCATTTAAAGGGATTTTTTATAACACTGAGACAGTTTCGGCAGATGATGTTACTGCTCCGCCGTATGATATTATTACGTCTGTCTTGCGGGAAGAGCTTTATAAAAAAAGTCCATATAATATCGTAAGGGTAGATTCAGGAAAAGACCTCGAGAAAGACACTGAGACGGATAACAAATATACAAGGGCAAAGACATATCTCAGGCAATGGCTCGAGGAGGGGATATTGAAAAGGAGCGAAACTCCATGCTTTTATGCCTATGAGATGCTTTATACGGTGAGGTCTGTGCAAAAGAGACTTACGGGTTTTTATGGTCTTGTAAGGCTTGAGGAATTAGGTAAAGGCATATATCCTCATGAATGCACGCACTCAAAGCCAAAACATGACAGATTGGCTCTGCTTAAAGAAAGTTCTGCCAACACAAGCCCGATATTTGCACTTTACAGAAGCCCTGAAAAAAAGGCATCTTCTGTTTTAGACAGGGCAATAAAGGAACAAAAGCCTTATATGGAGGCAAAGGATATGGATGGTGCAGTTCACAGGCTCTGGTTTATCTCGGATACCTCCTCGATTAATGCCATAAAGGCTGACCTCGAGGATAAGGCGGTTTTTATAGCAGATGGACACCACAGATATGAGACTGCACTTGAGTATCAAAAGTCCATGCATGGAGCAAAAGGGGATGAGCCATTCAACTATGTCCTCATGTTCCTTGCAAACATCGCAGAGGATGGCTTAACCATCCTGCCTGCACACAGACTGATAAATGTAAGCGGGGATATAATAAAAAAACTTTCGGGTTATTTTTCCATAGAGGAACTGCCTTCTGATGCCGATATATCCAATACCATAAGCGGACAGAAACATACATTTGGGCTTTCCATTAAGGGAAATAGGTATATCCTGAGATACAGAGGTAATGACCTCAAGGACATCCAGCCTGTTTTAAGAAAGCTGGATGTTGTAATATTGGATGAGATGATACTGAAAAGACTTCTTAATGTCCCCAGCATCTCATACGAGATGGATGCAGGAAGGGCTCAGGCTGAGGTTGAAGGCGGAGGATATGCGGCTGCCTTTTTTCTTAATTCGACAACTGTTATGGAGGTTGAGGAGGTTGCGGTCTCTTTCCTTCGTATGCCTCCAAAGTCAACTTATTTCTACCCAAAGCTTCTTACAGGGTTTGTCATAAACAGTCTGAAAAATTCTTTATAG